A single region of the Leptothrix cholodnii SP-6 genome encodes:
- a CDS encoding SDR family NAD(P)-dependent oxidoreductase, whose amino-acid sequence MPDSLLTVLTGASRGLGLAIAHAILAREASQHLLTLQRQPDPALAELAQQRGHVLEAWSQDLADALPASQRLAAWLAAQDGERHAGVTLINNAGVLAPLRSAADTDPAALVQALRVGLEAPLLLAAVFLRGTRDWSARRRAGVKLLNVSSGLGRRGMAGSAAYCAAKAGLDNASRALALEEAQQPWPARVVSLAPGVIDTDMQVQLRAGDPAEFPEHDRFVDLQRSGRLWSAEVAAAALLRWLERTDFGERVVVDVRE is encoded by the coding sequence ATGCCAGACAGCCTGCTCACCGTGCTCACCGGCGCCTCGCGCGGCCTCGGCCTCGCGATCGCCCACGCCATCCTCGCCCGCGAGGCGTCCCAGCATCTGCTGACGCTGCAGCGCCAGCCCGATCCGGCCCTGGCCGAACTGGCGCAGCAGCGCGGCCATGTCCTGGAGGCCTGGTCGCAGGACCTGGCCGACGCGCTGCCGGCATCCCAACGCCTGGCCGCCTGGCTGGCCGCACAGGATGGCGAGCGCCATGCCGGCGTCACCCTGATCAACAACGCCGGCGTGCTGGCGCCGCTGCGCAGCGCCGCCGACACCGATCCGGCCGCGCTGGTGCAGGCGCTGCGGGTCGGGCTGGAGGCGCCGCTGCTGCTGGCCGCGGTGTTCCTGCGTGGCACGCGCGACTGGTCGGCGCGCCGCCGCGCGGGCGTCAAGCTGCTCAACGTGTCGTCCGGATTGGGCCGGCGCGGCATGGCCGGCAGCGCCGCCTACTGCGCGGCCAAGGCCGGCCTGGACAACGCCAGCCGCGCCCTGGCGCTCGAAGAGGCGCAGCAGCCCTGGCCGGCGCGGGTGGTGTCGCTCGCGCCGGGCGTGATCGACACCGACATGCAGGTGCAGCTGCGCGCCGGCGATCCGGCCGAGTTCCCGGAGCACGACCGCTTCGTCGACCTGCAGCGCAGCGGCAGGCTCTGGTCGGCCGAGGTCGCCGCGGCGGCGCTGCTGCGCTGGCTGGAGCGGACCGACTTCGGCGAGCGGGTGGTGGTCGACGTGCGCGAGTGA
- a CDS encoding M48 family metalloprotease, which produces MDPLFKPARPALRAFAARLHDGRPNRRDIGLLFGSAAGLLGGCASPGGVPPTGDTAAPAARATPSASPAARPPPKPAPIDDAGARALDAQQAPQQFSLDLGALQDVAINTYVGEIGFAIQAQAPRRGLPYSYRALNAHHLNAYAFPAGGLGITRGLLIELQDEAELAALIGQQLGHVNARHALSRQRTDSVAQAVVTNTVAASQESAWTPPIGLAGQIGASALIPTYSAEQMREADAAGLQYLVGAGYPGLGMVTLQQRLAEAGQQRPALLAAMAAAQPTSPERRDAVRRNVETLHAGSRNSSTRRERFMDRTASLRHMRALIEACKNGELALARKDLTEAHAQFKSALEMASQDYAANLRMAQCLQAMGQVREARAFAIAARDAYPQEAQAHKLAATLALAQRDAAAAWQDLEAHDRLLSGDPGVVFLKGVTLELMGQSKRAAEHYRAYLGYTEQGQAAQYAATRLKLLGHDR; this is translated from the coding sequence ATGGATCCCCTCTTCAAGCCCGCCCGACCCGCCTTGCGCGCCTTCGCAGCGCGCCTGCACGACGGCCGACCGAACCGGCGCGACATCGGCCTGCTGTTCGGCAGCGCGGCGGGCTTGCTCGGCGGCTGCGCCAGCCCGGGCGGCGTGCCGCCGACCGGCGACACGGCCGCACCGGCTGCGCGGGCGACCCCGTCGGCATCGCCCGCAGCCCGGCCGCCGCCCAAGCCGGCCCCGATCGACGACGCCGGCGCCCGCGCGCTCGACGCGCAGCAGGCGCCGCAGCAGTTCTCGCTCGACCTGGGCGCGCTGCAGGACGTGGCCATCAACACCTACGTCGGCGAGATCGGCTTCGCCATCCAGGCCCAGGCGCCGCGGCGTGGCCTGCCCTACAGCTACCGCGCGCTCAACGCCCACCACCTGAACGCCTACGCCTTCCCGGCCGGCGGGCTGGGCATCACGCGCGGCCTGCTGATCGAGCTGCAGGACGAGGCCGAGCTCGCCGCGCTGATCGGCCAGCAGCTCGGCCACGTCAACGCCCGCCACGCACTGAGCCGCCAGCGCACCGATTCGGTGGCGCAGGCGGTGGTCACGAACACCGTGGCGGCCAGCCAGGAATCGGCCTGGACGCCGCCGATCGGGCTGGCCGGACAGATCGGCGCCAGCGCGCTGATCCCGACCTACTCGGCCGAACAGATGCGCGAGGCCGACGCGGCGGGGCTGCAGTACCTGGTCGGCGCGGGCTATCCGGGGCTCGGCATGGTGACGCTGCAGCAACGCCTGGCCGAAGCCGGGCAGCAGCGCCCGGCCCTGCTGGCGGCGATGGCGGCGGCGCAGCCGACCAGCCCCGAGCGGCGTGACGCGGTGCGCCGCAACGTCGAGACCCTGCACGCCGGCAGCCGCAACAGCAGCACGCGCCGCGAGCGTTTCATGGACCGCACCGCCAGCCTGCGGCACATGCGCGCGCTGATCGAGGCCTGCAAGAACGGCGAACTGGCGCTGGCCCGCAAGGACCTGACCGAAGCGCACGCGCAGTTCAAGTCGGCGCTCGAGATGGCGTCGCAGGACTACGCCGCCAACCTGCGCATGGCGCAGTGCCTGCAGGCGATGGGGCAGGTGCGCGAGGCGCGTGCATTCGCGATCGCCGCGCGCGACGCCTATCCGCAGGAGGCCCAGGCGCACAAGCTGGCCGCCACGCTGGCACTGGCGCAGCGCGACGCCGCCGCCGCCTGGCAGGACCTCGAGGCGCATGACCGCCTGCTGTCGGGCGACCCCGGCGTGGTGTTCCTGAAAGGCGTCACACTTGAGCTCATGGGACAAAGCAAACGCGCCGCCGAACACTACCGCGCCTACCTCGGCTACACCGAACAGGGCCAGGCCGCCCAATACGCCGCCACCCGCCTGAAGCTGCTCGGTCATGACCGCTGA
- a CDS encoding TIGR00266 family protein: protein MAMDVIDYEIKGSEMQFVEVELDPGEAAIGEAGSMMFMDAGIGMDTVFGDGRAQQGGLFGKLLGAGKRLVTGESLFTTVYTNNGSGKQRIAFAAPYPGKILPMDLSKLGGTLICQKDAFLCAARGVSLGIAIQQKLSVGFFGGEGFIMQKLDGDGLAFVHAGGTVVRRELQPGQTLLVDTGCVVAYTAGVSFEIQYVGKIKTALFGGEGLFFAKLSGPGTIWLQSLPLSRLASRIFAAAPQTGGGGKEQGSLLGGLAAGGLLGGMLGGGDDD from the coding sequence ATGGCCATGGACGTCATCGACTACGAGATCAAAGGTTCCGAGATGCAGTTCGTCGAGGTCGAACTCGACCCCGGCGAGGCCGCCATCGGCGAAGCCGGCAGCATGATGTTCATGGATGCCGGCATCGGCATGGACACCGTCTTCGGCGACGGCCGCGCCCAGCAGGGCGGCCTGTTCGGCAAGCTGCTCGGCGCCGGCAAACGCCTGGTGACGGGCGAATCGCTCTTCACCACCGTCTACACCAACAACGGCAGCGGCAAGCAGCGCATCGCCTTCGCGGCGCCCTACCCCGGCAAGATCCTGCCGATGGATCTGAGCAAGCTCGGCGGCACGCTGATCTGCCAGAAGGACGCCTTCCTGTGCGCCGCGCGCGGCGTGTCGCTGGGCATCGCGATCCAGCAGAAGCTCTCGGTCGGCTTCTTCGGCGGCGAGGGCTTCATCATGCAGAAGCTCGACGGCGACGGCCTCGCCTTCGTGCATGCCGGCGGCACCGTGGTGCGGCGCGAACTGCAGCCGGGTCAGACGCTGCTGGTCGACACCGGCTGCGTGGTGGCCTACACCGCGGGCGTGAGCTTCGAGATCCAGTACGTGGGCAAGATCAAGACCGCGCTGTTCGGCGGCGAGGGCCTGTTCTTCGCCAAGCTGAGCGGCCCGGGCACGATCTGGCTGCAGAGCCTGCCGCTCTCGCGCCTGGCCAGCCGCATCTTCGCGGCGGCGCCGCAGACCGGCGGCGGTGGCAAGGAACAGGGCTCGCTGCTCGGCGGCCTGGCCGCAGGCGGGCTGCTCGGCGGCATGCTGGGTGGCGGCGACGACGACTGA